From Scatophagus argus isolate fScaArg1 chromosome 10, fScaArg1.pri, whole genome shotgun sequence, a single genomic window includes:
- the LOC124066112 gene encoding carbohydrate sulfotransferase 15-like — MMICRLNTRICNLLMLLSDCKHESNIHMDPSYSHDNLPLAENNEKRSIKTFLDFRHPNVSENPDGKWVSLTSLMYLRRILNVRVFSFLMGLTVTFVIVASYVLMWNNKGLLFTPSPDHFRLGVVLSSKAAAEDSSEKNLLDMNLVVKIISSKLEYKPRKVPDEKDVTKTDSHLFSVIPRHFLPGIKSPCWYEEFSGRLNTDPYKRNLYSLRSNSFSITCESLRASFREHLQHRDGKLFRLRCLPFFYIIGQPKCGTTDLFHRLLSHPEVKFNTVKEPHWWTRKRFGYIRFRDGMQEKFTVKDYLDLFDWAAFNIQRAISGNSSGDHPSLQFTTGEASASTMWDNQFWSYLHPEETETEPPFLAQDFIHAVQPGAKIIIMLRDPVERLYSDYLYFKTVNKSAEDFHKKVVESVQLFQFCLSERSLRSCVYSSSLFNTMQVRLTLGMYIVFLLDWLTVFHREQILVLRLEDYSANLKETIKKVFDFLSLGPLSEKAQAALTDVPMSNTRRVQDRDLGPMLPATRDLLRKFHQPFNRKLAILLNNKAFLWSNT; from the exons atgatgATCTGCAGATTAAATACCAGGATATGCAACCTCCT CATGTTACTATCAGACTGCAAACATGAGAGCAACATCCACATGGATCCCAGTTACAGCCACGACAATTTGCCTCTGGCTGAGAACAATGAGAAAAGGTCTATCAAGACATTTTTGGATTTTAGGCACCCGAATGTGTCTGAAAATCCGGATGGTAAGTGGGTTTCCCTGACGTCATTGATGTATCTGCGGCGCATCTTAAACGTCAGAGTGTTTAGCTTCCTGATGGGCCTGACAGTGACGTTCGTGATTGTGGCTTCCTATGTCCTGATGTGGAACAATAAAGGACTTTTGTTCACCCCTTCACCCGATCACTTCCGACTCGGGGTTGTGCTGTccagcaaagcagcagcagaagattCCTCTGAAAAGAATTTACTAGACATGAATCTGGTGGTGAAGATCATTAGCTCCAAACTGGAATACAAACCCAGGAAGGTGCCTGATGAAAAGGATGTAACTAAAACCGACTCCCAT TTGTTCTCTGTAATTCCTCGCCATTTCCTGCCTGGCATCAAGAGCCCTTGCTGGTATGAGGAGTTCTCTGGCAGGCTCAACACTGATCCATACAAGAGGAATCTGTATTCTCTGCGTTCAAATAGCTTCAGCATCACATGTGAAAGCCTGAGGGCCAGCTTTCGTGAGCACTTACAGCACAGAGATGGCAAACTGTTTCGTCTGCGCTGCTTGCCATTCTTCTACATCATTGGCCAACCAAAGTGTGGCACAACCGACCTGTTCCACAGGCTGCTGTCACATCCAGAGGTCAAGTTCAACACAGTGAAGGAGCCGCACTGGTGGACCAGAAAACGCTTCG GTTATATTCGTTTCAGAGATGGCATGCAGGAAAAGTTTACTGTGAAAGATTACCTGGATCTCTTTGACTGGGCAGCCTTCAACATCCAAAGAGCAATCAGTGGAAATTCATCTGGAGACCACCCGTCGCTCCAGTTCACAACAG GTGAAGCCAGTGCATCCACCATGTGGGACAACCAGTTCTGGAGCTATCTTCAcccagaggagacagagacagagccCCCATTCCTGGCCCAGGACTTCATCCATGCAGTCCAGCCTGGAGCCAAAATCATCATCATGCTTAGAGATCCAGTAGAGAG GCTTTACTCTGACTACCTCTACTTTAAGACAGTCAACAAGTCAGCAGAGGACTTCCATAAGAAGGTCGTCGAGTCTGTACAGTTGTTTCAGTTCTGCCTGTCTGAGAGGTCACTTCGTTCGTGCGtctacagcagcagcctctTCAACACCATGCAG GTGAGGCTGACTCTGGGAATGTACATCGTCTTCTTATTGGACTGGCTGACTGTTTTCCACAGGGAGCAGATTCTGGTTCTTCGACTAGAGGACTACTCAGCCAACCTTAAAGAGACAATCAAGAAAGTTTTTGACTTTCTAAGTTTAG GTCCTCTGTCGGAGAAGGCGCAAGCAGCACTGACTGATGTGCCCATGTCTAACACCCGGCGGGTGCAAGACAGGGACCTGGGTCCTATGCTTCCAGCCACCAGAGACCTCCTCAGGAAATTCCACCAGCCCTTCAACCGTAAACTGGCCATTTTATTGAACAACAAGGCGTTCCTCTGGAGTAACACCTGA
- the LOC124066017 gene encoding G-protein coupled receptor 26-like, translating to MDAADVVASVLVLGIIIVSLLSNVVVLICFLYNPEIRKQVPGLFILNLTFCNLLLSVSNMPLTLVGLVTTGHPGGSGFCQIVGFLDTFLTTNSMLSMAALSIDRWVAVVFPLSYHSRIRHRDAVIALGYTWIHSLCFSTVATCRSWVGYNHLYASCTLCNVRAKGAGMQFIIFTVALHSLTFLLTLIVLCVTYLKVLKVARFHCKRIDVITMQTLVLLVDIHPSVRQKCLDEQKRRRLRATKKISTFIGTFVVCFSPYVITRIVELFCPGPISPHWGVLSKCLAYSKAASDPFVYSLLRHQYRKTCSLLANKVLKRGPLNSSSIRMENNAGRSNTNSNVTNNTQPSTNKPLGQ from the exons ATGGACGCGGCGGACGTAGTTGCTTCCGTGTTGGTTTTGGGGATAATTATTGTGTCGCTGCTGTCCAACGTTGTGGTGCTGATCTGTTTCCTGTACAACCCAGAGATCCGCAAACAGGTACCAGGTCTTTTTATTCTCAACTTGACATTTTGCAACCTGTTGCTAAGCGTTTCCAACATGCCACTTACTCTGGTCGGGCTCGTCACCACTGGCCACCCCGGAGGCAGCGGCTTTTGTCAAATAGTGGGTTTCCTTGACACTTTTCTCACCACAAACTCCATGCTCAGCATGGCAGCTCTCAGCATCGATAGATGGGTGGCGGTGGTGTTCCCGCTGAGCTACCACTCAAGGATCCGGCACCGGGACGCAGTGATAGCGCTAGGATACACGTGGATACACTCACTTTGCTTCTCCACGGTGGCCACCTGCCGCTCCTGGGTCGGGTATAACCACCTTTACGCATCGTGCACCCTCTGCAATGTCAGGGCGAAGGGAGCCGGGATGCAGTTTATCATTTTTACCGTGGCTTTGCACTCCCTCACGTTCCTCCTCACGCTGATCGTGTTGTGTGTAACGTATCTGAAAGTGCTGAAAGTTGCCAGGTTTCACTGTAAACGCATCGACGTGATCACTATGCAGACGTTGGTGCTGCTTGTGGACATTCACCCCAG TGTGCGACAGAAATGCTTGGATGAGCAGAAGCGGAGGAGGCTGAGGGCCACCAAGAAGATCAGTACATTCATCGGCACATTTGTGGTGTGCTTCAGCCCTTATGTCATTACAAG AATTGTAGAGCTCTTCTGCCCTGGGCCCATAAGTCCTCACTGGGGTGTGCTGTCCAAATGTTTGGCCTACAGCAAGGCAGCAAGCGACCCATTTGTCTACTCACTGCTGCGTCACCAGTACAGGAAGACCTGCAGCCTTCTGGCTAACAAAGTCCTCAAGAGGGGTCCACTCAACTCCTCCTCCATCAGGATGGAGAACAATGCAGGAAGGAGTAACACCAACTCCAACGTAACCAACAACACCCAACCATCCACCAACAAGCCACTTGGCCAGTGA